GTCGAGGGTGAGCGCGGTCGGTCGGGCGTTCCCCAAGCCGTCGTCCAGGTTCGAGAAGAGCTCGTCCCGGCCGGCGCAGGCGGCGTCGTTGCAGAACACCGTGTTCACCCGACCTTGGAAGTTGGCGAAACTGACGACCGGGTTCTCATCGCCGTTGAGTACGACGGACGCGCCCTGGAAGGGCCCAGTGCCTCCCGGCGGGGGTGAATCGGCCAGCAGGTTCACCGAGACGTCCGTCGGCTGTGCGCAGTCCTGATCGGTGCAGTGGGCCAGAGCCAGGTCACCACCCAGGCGGAAGGCCACCGAGGGGTTGTCGCTCGTCCCCAGGGCCAGAGATGTTCCCTGGCTGACGACCGAGCCGTCTTCGAGGACCGAGACCATCTCGTCCCCGCCGCCGCAGATGGGCTCGTTGCAGACCACGATCTCGAGGTCCCCATTCGACCCGTCGATGAAGCTGGCAACCGGGTTGTCGGCGGCGTTCAGCTGCAACGAGGAGTGCAGGCCGACCGTGCCGGTGCCGACGGGTGTCCTGATCGCCTCGTCCTCCCCACACGACGGGGAGTCGCAGTGGACCAGCTTCAGGTCGTTCGATCCGGCGACGAACTCGGCGATGACCGGGTTGCCGACGGCGTCGAGGGCGATGGAGGTGTGCTGCCCGACATCCCCTGCCCAGTCGGGGCTGCGGTTGGACTCGTCCTGTCCGGCGCACGACGGGTCGTTGCAGTGGACCACCCGCAGATCGGCATTGGTGATGTCGTAGTGACTGATGACGGGATGGCCGAGCACGTCGAGGGTCATGTCGATGAAGGCACCAACGCCGACGGCGCCATTGGGCACCGAGATGATCTCGTCGCCGTCGCTGCAGTCGGGGTCGTTGCAGTGCAGGACCTGCAGCCGCGGGATGACACCGCCCGGGAACCGGGCATCCCGGTAGGCGATGATCGGGTTGCCGGCGTCGTCCAGTTCCAGCGCGCTGCGGTGACCTGGCGCGTCGGTGGTGGTGACCCGGACGCCGGCGTCCTCACCTGCGCAGGCAGGGTCGTCGCAGTGGACCAGCCGCACCGCGGCGGTCAACGGCTGGGGTGCCGCCCCCTGGTGGCTGATCACGGGATGGCCGGCGTCGTCGAGATGGAGCGAGGTGAAGGTGCCACCCGAGGCGGCGCCGTCCACGGTCTGGATCGACGCCCCTCCTGCGCAGGCGGGGTCGTCGCAGAGCGCCACCTTGAGGCGGTCGTTCGTGGCGTCGTAGTAGCTGATGACGGGGTGCCCGCCGGCATCCAACGCCAGAGACGCGTGCTGGCCGACGTCGCCGGTGGCGTCGACGGTCCGGGGAGTCTCGTTGGCTCCGGCGCAGTTCGGATCGTTGCAGCGCACGACCTTCAGGTCGGCGTTGTCGATGTCGTAGTAGGCGATCACCGGTGTTCCGTCGGCCGCCAGCGCCAACGAGGTGTGGGAGCCCACACGACCGTCGGTGTCGACCACCTGGATGGCCTCGTCGCCGCCGGCACAGTCTGGATCGTTGCAGCGCGCCAGCTTGAGCTCACCGCGCACGGACTCGTGGTAGCTGATCACCGGGTTGCCGTCGGCATCGAGCACCAGCGAGGAGAACGTCCCCGCATCGCGGGTGCTATCGACGATCGAGCGGACCAGTTCCGCGCTGGCAGGTGACGCGGTCACGCTGAGCCAGAGGGTCAGGAGGCTGGCGAGCAGGGCCAGGCTCAGGACGGACGAGATGACGGGTCTGATGGCGTTGTGGCGGAACATGATGGCTCTCCCTCAAGAAGCAGTGCGTACACCCCTCGAAGCCGGGGTTGGTACGCACGCTAGGAAGGGCCGGTAGGAACTCGGTAGGAGTCCTTACACACGCAGAACGGGCCCCGACTGATCGGGGCCCGTTGGGATTGCTCGCGGGGGTGTCTATCCGCCGGTGGCCAGAGTTGGCAGCAGCATGCCGATCATCTCGAGCTGCTGATCAACGCCCTCGAGACCATGGCGACCGTCGAGGTAGGTCGGGGTGTTCCACGTCACGTAGGTGCCGGCGTCGTCGGACCACACCAGCAGCTTCTGCGGCAGGTCGATCGCAACCGACCGTGCCGACTGCATCAGCGGGGTTCCCACCGGGGGAGCGCCGAAGATCAGCAGCGTGGTCGGGTCAAGCTCCAGTCCCGCGGCCTCCGCCGCAGCGGCGTGGTCGATGGTGTCGATCAGGGTCGGTGGTGCCCCATCGATCCGCTCCGTGATGTCGGCCACGACGTCCTCGACCGAGCCCTCCACCTCGACGGTCGCGAGACCCACCCCGCGGCCTGCGCCACCAGCGGGCGCCGGAGGTGCTGCGGGCAGTCCGAGCAGGCTCGGGATCAGGTTGCCGATCGCCGCGAGCTGCTCATCGACCCCCTCCAAGCCGTGCCGGGCCACCAGGTAGTCCGGATGGGTGTAGGTGGCGTGGGTGCCGTCGACATCCGACCAGACCACGATCTTCTGCGGGAGGTCGATGGCCGTCGAGCGGGAGGCCTGCATCAGCGGGGTCCCGACGGGCGGGGCTCCGAAGATGAGCAGGGTGGTCGGCTCGAGGGTCAGGCCAGCCCCGTCGGCATTCGCCGCGTGGTCGACCTCCAGTCGCAGGCTGGGCGGTGCGTCCTCGATCCGCTGGGTGATCGCCGCGACCTCCTCCTCGACGGTGCCGGCCAGGTCCACGGTGACCAGGCCGGCCCCCTCGGTGACCGCCGCACCGGTCGTGACGGCGGCCAGCAGGGTGTCGGCCGATGTGTCGGTCACCGCGCCGCCGCTGCTCACGACGACGAGGTTGTCGACGTCGGGGGCCAGGGACTCCAGCAGCACATTGGTCGACGCCCCAGAGATCTGCAGGTCATCGCCGTCCACCATGGCCATGATCTGGCCAGCTCGGGCAGCTGCCGGACCGGCGATCAGAGCGTCGGCGAAGGACTCGCCGGTCACGACCCAGGGGTTGTTGATGGACAAGCCGGCGTTGCGGGAGGCGTCAACGACGGCCGCGCTGGTGCCGTAGCGGGTCGGCCCGGCCAGGCGCAGGCTGTCCCCGGCGACCTCGTCGCTGACGACGGCGTTCCCGCCGACGACGATCGTCTCGGTGCCGCTGTCGAGCGTCTCGAGCGCCGCCGTGGTCTCGGTCGGAACGCGATCGATCTCGGTCAGCAGAATCGGCTGGCCGAGGAAGGCCGCCAGTCCGGCGACCGCGACCGAGTCGGCGAAGTTGCCGCCGTAGGCCAGGTAGACCTGTGCCGGCGAGCCGCCGGCTGCGGTCACGGCCTCCGCGATGAGCGCGGCAGTGTCGAAGCGGTTCAGACCGCCGATCCGGGTGACGGCGATGCCGGCGTCGACCAGGGCCTGCTCGACGTCCGCGGACAGCGCATCCACACCACCCAGGAGGGTGACGTCGGTGGTGCCGCGCCGCTGCAGCTCAGCCAGCACGCGAGGGTCCAGGCTGTCCATCGGGTTGAGGACGAGCGGCGCACCGAGGACGCCAGCCAGGGCCGAGCCGGTCAGCCCGTCGGCGAAGACGTCGGACCGGGCGATGACGGTTGTGCTCGAAGTGTCGGTGTCCGTGCCCGTGTCGGTGAGGGCGGCGAGGGCCAACGACGTGGCGACCGGGTCGTCGCCCGAGAACGGGATCAGGGCTGGGTCGGTGCACGCGGGCATCAGGAAGCGGCCCTGGTTCGGGTCGGTCTCGCCCACGGTGAAGGCGCAGCCCAGGTTCCGATCCGCCCGGACCGCTGGGTCCAGCAGGTCTTCACCGGCTGGAGCGATGCCCGAGTCGATCCACGCGACCAGGTCGGCGAAGGCGGTGACGAGTTCCTCGCCCGAGAAGTCACAGTGCCCGGGGGATCGGATTGTCCGCTGGACCAGGTTGTCGCTCAACCCGTTGTCGGCGACCTCCTGCGCGTACACCACCTGGTTGAGAAGCGGGACGAAGAGGTCACCGGTGTTGTGCAGCGAGAGGACCGGGATCTGCGGCGTGCCGTCGATGACGGGGAAGGGGGGATCCTCTGTGTTGTCGAACCGTGGGATCGCCGCGTTCAATGCAGCCTCTTGCGGGCTTGGCTCCGCGGACGTGCCGTTGGGGAAGCCGTAGATCGTTGCGGAGTTGTCGTACGACTCGTCCAAGCCGACCGGGTCCTCGATGCCCCCGGACAGCCCGCGACCGTACAGCGCCTGGAGGAACGGGATCGGGAAGGCGTTCCAGTAGGCGAGGGACTCATCGAACGTAGGACGCTCACCACCGCTGAGGACCTCGACGGCTCCTGAGTACTGTCGTCCTTCCGGAGTCGACAGGCCAGACTGAAGGCCGAGGGCCTCGGTGATCTGCTGCGCGGGCCCGGCGAGGAATGAGGGGTCGCCCGGAACCGGGACCTCTACACCAGCCAGCGCCCCAGCAACCAGGTTCACGTCCGTGAAGTACTCGAACAGGTCGTAGTCGCCCATGACGCCACAGCCGGGAAGGGCCCCGATGTAGGCGTCTGGACGGCGCTCGATAGCCGCACCGGTGATGTGTCCGCCCATGGAGAACCCGTGGAAGATGGTGCCGGTCGGTGTGTCCAGACCGGTAAGGTCGAAGAACTGCGACCGCAGGGCGTCCGTCTCTTCGATCGCGGTATCGATGGTGTAGCCGTTCTGGGAGTAGCTGGCGGCCGCCCAGGCGTAGCCTTCGCTGATGAAGTATTCACGGAGCGCATCCCGGGGGTTCTGCACGACCAGATTGGGGTCCTGCGGTCCGACGAAGCCGTGGGCGTAGAGCACGAGTTGGCCGTTCCAGGCATCCGGCACCTCGATCCGATACCCCGACTCGCCGTTGCCCAGGTCGATGGTGCCGGCGAACGCGGTGGCGCCGGGCAGGGCCTCGAACCCCTCCGCGGGATCCACGACGACGTACTCCGGTCGATCTGAATCCTCCTGTGCCGCGGCCGGTACGACCAGGCTCACGAGAAGGAG
This Euzebya tangerina DNA region includes the following protein-coding sequences:
- a CDS encoding DUF302 domain-containing protein, producing MSRTRTAVLTAFLLLVSLVVPAAAQEDSDRPEYVVVDPAEGFEALPGATAFAGTIDLGNGESGYRIEVPDAWNGQLVLYAHGFVGPQDPNLVVQNPRDALREYFISEGYAWAAASYSQNGYTIDTAIEETDALRSQFFDLTGLDTPTGTIFHGFSMGGHITGAAIERRPDAYIGALPGCGVMGDYDLFEYFTDVNLVAGALAGVEVPVPGDPSFLAGPAQQITEALGLQSGLSTPEGRQYSGAVEVLSGGERPTFDESLAYWNAFPIPFLQALYGRGLSGGIEDPVGLDESYDNSATIYGFPNGTSAEPSPQEAALNAAIPRFDNTEDPPFPVIDGTPQIPVLSLHNTGDLFVPLLNQVVYAQEVADNGLSDNLVQRTIRSPGHCDFSGEELVTAFADLVAWIDSGIAPAGEDLLDPAVRADRNLGCAFTVGETDPNQGRFLMPACTDPALIPFSGDDPVATSLALAALTDTGTDTDTSSTTVIARSDVFADGLTGSALAGVLGAPLVLNPMDSLDPRVLAELQRRGTTDVTLLGGVDALSADVEQALVDAGIAVTRIGGLNRFDTAALIAEAVTAAGGSPAQVYLAYGGNFADSVAVAGLAAFLGQPILLTEIDRVPTETTAALETLDSGTETIVVGGNAVVSDEVAGDSLRLAGPTRYGTSAAVVDASRNAGLSINNPWVVTGESFADALIAGPAAARAGQIMAMVDGDDLQISGASTNVLLESLAPDVDNLVVVSSGGAVTDTSADTLLAAVTTGAAVTEGAGLVTVDLAGTVEEEVAAITQRIEDAPPSLRLEVDHAANADGAGLTLEPTTLLIFGAPPVGTPLMQASRSTAIDLPQKIVVWSDVDGTHATYTHPDYLVARHGLEGVDEQLAAIGNLIPSLLGLPAAPPAPAGGAGRGVGLATVEVEGSVEDVVADITERIDGAPPTLIDTIDHAAAAEAAGLELDPTTLLIFGAPPVGTPLMQSARSVAIDLPQKLLVWSDDAGTYVTWNTPTYLDGRHGLEGVDQQLEMIGMLLPTLATGG